From a single Brassica napus cultivar Da-Ae chromosome C9, Da-Ae, whole genome shotgun sequence genomic region:
- the LOC111198305 gene encoding uncharacterized protein LOC111198305 yields the protein MKMNWCMERVIWRMRTITDDENDYEDDADDEEDDGQNVTPLLNPDENIAQWKAVKAKPVRRVKQLMKENVEPDSDDQAKPLMKEIIVNTSLADWLASPKTFHGNGLCKRSQLVISPTWKTGQKFHTDSPL from the coding sequence atgaagatgaattGGTGTATGGAGCGAGTGATTTGGAGGATGAGGACTATAACAGATGATGAAAATGACTATGAagatgatgctgatgatgaagaagatgacgGCCAGAATGTGACTCCTCTACTGAATCCAGATGAGAATATTGCGCAGTGGAAAGCCGTTAAAGCAAAGCCAGTAAGAAGAGTTAAACAGCTAATGAAGGAGAATGTTGAACCGGATAGTGATGATCAAGCAAAGCCCCTAATGAAGGAGATCATCGTCAATACTAGCCTCGCGGACTGGTTGGCCTCACCAAAGACTTTTCATGGGAATGGTTTGTGTAAGAGATCCCAATTGGTTATATCACCGACATGGAAAACAGGTCAAAAGTTTCATACTGATTCACCATTGTGA